A region of Sugiyamaella lignohabitans strain CBS 10342 chromosome A, complete sequence DNA encodes the following proteins:
- the GPA1 gene encoding guanine nucleotide-binding protein subunit alpha (Subunit of the G protein involved in pheromone response; GTP-binding alpha subunit of the heterotrimeric G protein; negatively regulates the mating pathway by sequestering G(beta)gamma and by triggering an adaptive response; activates Vps34p at the endosome; protein abundance increases in response to DNA replication stress; GO_component: GO:0005768 - endosome [Evidence IEA]; GO_component: GO:0005768 - endosome [Evidence IDA] [PMID 16839886]; GO_component: GO:0010008 - endosome membrane [Evidence IEA]; GO_component: GO:0031234 - extrinsic component of cytoplasmic side of plasma membrane [Evidence IBA]; GO_component: GO:0005834 - heterotrimeric G-protein complex [Evidence IDA,IPI] [PMID 11394869]; GO_component: GO:0005834 - heterotrimeric G-protein complex [Evidence IMP] [PMID 2105453]; GO_component: GO:0016020 - membrane [Evidence IEA]; GO_component: GO:0005886 - plasma membrane [Evidence IEA,IEA]; GO_component: GO:0005886 - plasma membrane [Evidence IDA] [PMID 8756677]; GO_function: GO:0031683 - G-protein beta/gamma-subunit complex binding [Evidence IBA,IEA]; GO_function: GO:0001664 - G-protein coupled receptor binding [Evidence IBA,IEA]; GO_function: GO:0005525 - GTP binding [Evidence IEA,IEA]; GO_function: GO:0003924 - GTPase activity [Evidence IEA]; GO_function: GO:0003924 - GTPase activity [Evidence IDA] [PMID 11394869]; GO_function: GO:0003924 - GTPase activity [Evidence IMP] [PMID 1900495]; GO_function: GO:0019001 - guanyl nucleotide binding [Evidence IEA]; GO_function: GO:0046872 - metal ion binding [Evidence IEA]; GO_function: GO:0000166 - nucleotide binding [Evidence IEA]; GO_function: GO:0004871 - signal transducer activity [Evidence IBA,IEA,IEA]; GO_process: GO:0007186 - G-protein coupled receptor signaling pathway [Evidence IEA]; GO_process: GO:0006184 - GTP catabolic process [Evidence IEA]; GO_process: GO:0000754 - adaptation of signaling pathway by response to pheromone involved in conjugation with cellular fusion [Evidence IMP] [PMID 12556475]; GO_process: GO:0000754 - adaptation of signaling pathway by response to pheromone involved in conjugation with cellular fusion [Evidence IMP] [PMID 2105453]; GO_process: GO:0007189 - adenylate cyclase-activating G-protein coupled receptor signaling pathway [Evidence IBA,IEA]; GO_process: GO:0031684 - heterotrimeric G-protein complex cycle [Evidence IMP] [PMID 2107073]; GO_process: GO:0048017 - inositol lipid-mediated signaling [Evidence IMP] [PMID 16839886]; GO_process: GO:0000742 - karyogamy involved in conjugation with cellular fusion [Evidence IMP] [PMID 19386762]; GO_process: GO:0000743 - nuclear migration involved in conjugation with cellular fusion [Evidence IMP] [PMID 19386762]; GO_process: GO:0000750 - pheromone-dependent signal transduction involved in conjugation with cellular fusion [Evidence IMP] [PMID 3113739]; GO_process: GO:0071701 - regulation of MAPK export from nucleus [Evidence IMP] [PMID 12556475]; GO_process: GO:0019236 - response to pheromone [Evidence IEA]; GO_process: GO:0007165 - signal transduction [Evidence IEA,IEA]), with protein sequence MVKILLLGAGESGKSTVLKQMRLIHGTGFTSFERIQYSKVIWSDTVQSMRTMLQQADILGIPLDCNDTSSKLYKSKQVLLATDEWDIMKKEFSPEAKRFLSDYTVDMGPTVTIQTAMNMNHMNHMDTEDDDVSGTSNGIGMIASNNDNGHDDDEDDEEVSETTAMLPAPPPLPSRLEVAQAIHDLWTQDVGIRRVYQNAHMFQMEVNAKHYFEQVFDFANPQYKATDTDILVGRIKTTGIFQMQFKVKGTPLRMFDVGGQRSERRKWVHCFDNVTAVLFVAAVSEYDEVLFEDDEVNRMQETLDLFEQICDTRWFRDTPIILFLNKMDILRTKLKRSLFTDYQPAYPGDPLNPDQVCSYMERIFLSKNKYPGRPIYVHRTCATDTKSMAFVMAAVTDMVFQKNLTWSGVI encoded by the coding sequence ATGGTCAAGATTCTGTTACTAGGAGCAGGCGAGTCAGGTAAATCCACAGTATTGAAACAGATGCGATTGATTCATGGTACAGGGTTCACGAGTTTTGAACGGATCCAGTATTCGAAAGTGATCTGGTCTGACACGGTGCAGTCAATGAGAACAATGCTGCAACAAGCGGATATTCTAGGGATTCCACTCGACTGTAATGATACATCGTCGAAACTGTATAAAAGCAAACAGGTGCTGCTAGCAACTGATGAGTGGGATATCATGAAGAAAGAGTTCAGTCCTGAAGCAAAGAGGTTTCTTAGTGATTATACTGTAGATATGGGACCGACTGTGACTATTCAAACAGCCATGAACATGAATCACATGAATCACATGGACAcagaagacgatgatgtTTCAGGCACGAGTAATGGAATTGGTATGATCGCATCAAATAATGACAACGGccatgatgatgacgaggacgacgaagaagtcaGTGAAACCACTGCTATGCTTCCtgcaccacctccactTCCCAGTCGACTGGAGGTCGCACAAGCTATACACGATCTATGGACACAGGATGTCGGGATTCGAAGGGTGTATCAGAATGCACATATGTTCCAGATGGAAGTGAACGCTAAACATTATTTCGAGCAGGTGTTTGATTTCGCCAATCCGCAGTATAAAGCAACTGATACAGACATTCTCGTTGGCCGGATCAAGACCACgggaatttttcaaatgcagTTTAAAGTGAAAGGCACTCCATTACGGATGTTTGATGTAGGAGGTCAGCGGAGTGAGAGACGCAAATGGGTTCACTGTTTTGATAATGTCACTGCCGTCTTAtttgtagcagcagtatctGAATACGACGAAGTGCTatttgaagacgatgagGTCAACCGAATGCAAGAAACACTCGACTTGTTTGAACAAATCTGTGACACCAGATGGTTCCGCGACACACCGATCATATTATTTCTAAACAAAATGGACATTCTGCGCACCAAACTCAAACGGTCTCTCTTCACAGACTACCAACCAGCGTACCCTGGCGACCCACTCAACCCAGACCAAGTGTGTTCATACATGGAACGAATCTTCCTGTCCAAGAACAAATACCCCGGCCGGCCAATCTACGTGCACCGCACCTGTGCCACCGACACCAAATCCATGGCCTTCGTCATGGCCGCCGTCACCGACATGGTCTTCCAAAAGAACCTCACCTGGTCGGGTGTCATCTAA
- the HSE1 gene encoding ESCRT-0 subunit protein HSE1 (Subunit of the endosomal Vps27p-Hse1p complex; complex is required for sorting of ubiquitinated membrane proteins into intralumenal vesicles prior to vacuolar degradation, as well as for recycling of Golgi proteins and formation of lumenal membranes; GO_component: GO:0033565 - ESCRT-0 complex [Evidence IPI] [PMID 12055639]; GO_component: GO:0005768 - endosome [Evidence IEA]; GO_component: GO:0005768 - endosome [Evidence IDA] [PMID 12055639]; GO_component: GO:0010008 - endosome membrane [Evidence IEA]; GO_component: GO:0016020 - membrane [Evidence IEA]; GO_function: GO:0043130 - ubiquitin binding [Evidence IDA] [PMID 12055639]; GO_function: GO:0043130 - ubiquitin binding [Evidence IDA] [PMID 20150893]; GO_process: GO:0006886 - intracellular protein transport [Evidence IEA]; GO_process: GO:0045324 - late endosome to vacuole transport [Evidence IMP] [PMID 12055639]; GO_process: GO:0006623 - protein targeting to vacuole [Evidence IMP,IPI] [PMID 12055639]; GO_process: GO:0015031 - protein transport [Evidence IEA]; GO_process: GO:0006810 - transport [Evidence IEA]) → MFRSAPPPNPLDEVVTKATDSNLTTENWELILDVCDKVNDDPEDGSKNAIDAVSKRLGLSVANVQLYSLTLVSALAQNCGSKMQREIATKKFTDLLLKISKDKSVHKTVKSKIAEVMKSLSDEFKTDPSLKIMADAYSKLMKSNPAIALPPKPDKPVMTDSDKQREEEELQMVLALSLSEQQNNNISALPSPLYSNDSSTSTANSGNFGSVSGASGNASESAGGNVDGGVSSGSAGQQQKQETKKITRVRALYDHTASEESELSFRTGDVILVMDTSFKDWWKGSLRGAVGLFPLNYVTPLTDPTPEDLRKEAEDEAKVFNQSRNIENLLAYLSSIDQRGEGSMILENEELQNTYHSTVALRPKLVKLIDKYSQKKDDLISLNDKFAKAMRIYDQLVESSVEARRNNYPVGSYQQPPGRIPFPQPPYPVDSGYGPQRAHPDHYGNHQHSQQQQPPQQQRLQQQRPGYPQQPQPQPQPQQQQQQQPPPQGYQRPGPQQSQSYHQQPPPQSQLPQPQYHSQPQPQQYVPSQPAPQGSPQGAPQAGSQSPGQVNQVPYSYNQPSHPATSPYTDPRMSRLSVGSVNSINSGHSIQSQPPPGPSHPTAPYSSQPGAPSYAPQPQYTSAPNYGPGPSQSPSSAPSAPPSAPPSAPGPSSPYQTPTQPPTYAAPPPPSAPIDPARPPTTNPYVNGVQTYNPPSQSPSQPPVSYLT, encoded by the coding sequence ATGTTTAGATCAGCTCCTCCACCCAACCCACTGGACGAGGTGGTTACTAAGGCCACCGACTCGAATCTGACTACTGAGAACTGGGAGCTTATTTTGGATGTGTGTGATAAAGTCAATGACGACCCCGAGGATGGATCCAAGAATGCCATTGACGCGGTATCCAAACGTCTGGGATTATCAGTGGCCAATGTCCAACTGTATTCATTGACATTGGTATCAGCACTTGCCCAGAATTGTGGATCCAAGATGCAGAGAGAAATCGCCACCAAGAAGTTCACggatttgttgttgaagatcaGTAAAGACAAGTCTGTTCATAAGACGGTCAAATCGAAAATAGCAGAGGTCATGAAATCATTGAGTGATGAGTTCAAAACAGATCCTTCACTTAAAATCATGGCTGATGCTTATTCGAAATTGATGAAGTCGAACCCAGCTATTGCATTACCCCCGAAACCTGATAAGCCTGTCATGACTGATAGTGACAAGCAAcgagaagaggaagagctACAAATGGTTCTTGCTTTATCTCTGTCAGAACAGCAGAATAATAACATAAGTGCTCTGCCAAGTCCTCTTTATTCTAATGacagtagcaccagtacCGCTAATAGTGGCAATTTTGGTAGTGTCAGTGGTGCAAGTGGAAATGCCAGTGAAAGTGCCGGTGGAAATGTCGATGGTGGTGTGTCGTCAGGTTCAGCTggtcaacaacagaaacaagaaactAAGAAAATCACTAGAGTTCGAGCATTGTACGACCATACAGCCTCGGAAGAGTCTGAATTGTCGTTTCGGACTGGAGATGTCATTTTGGTTATGGATACTTCGTTCAAAGACTGGTGGAAGGGGTCGTTGCGAGGAGCAGTGGGTTTATTCCCATTAAACTATGTGACACCACTGACTGATCCGACTCCTGAAGACCTTCGTAAAGAGGCCGAAGACGAGGCCAAGGTGTTTAACCAGTCACGCAATATCGAGAATTTATTAGCTTATTTGAGCTCTATAGACCAAAGAGGTGAGGGATCAATGATTTTGGAGAACGAGGAGTTACAAAATACATATCATTCGACAGTAGCACTTCGACCAaagctggtgaagctgATTGATAAGTACTCGCAGAAAAAGGATGATCTCATCAGTCTCAATGATAAATTTGCCAAGGCCATGAGAATCTACGACCAACTTGTCGAGAGCTCGGTAGAAGCTCGTCGAAACAATTATCCAGTGGGTTCATACCAGCAACCACCAGGTCGAATCCCGTTTCCTCAGCCGCCATACCCTGTTGACAGTGGATACGGCCCTCAACGAGCACATCCCGACCACTACGGAAATCACCAGCATTcccaacagcaacaaccaccacaacaacagcgacttcaacaacaacgaccTGGCTACCcacaacagccacaaccacagccacaaccacaacaacagcagcagcagcaacctcCTCCTCAGGGATATCAAAGACCGGGTCCCCAGCAGTCGCAGTCgtaccaccaacaaccaccCCCACAATCGCAACTACCACAACCTCAATATCATTctcaaccacaaccacagcaGTATGTGCCATCACAACCTGCTCCACAAGGATCTCCACAAGGGGCTCCACAAGCAGGGTCCCAGTCTCCTGGCCAGGTTAATCAAGTACCATACTCATACAACCAACCCAGTCACCCTGCAACATCGCCATACACGGATCCTAGAATGTCACGACTGTCTGTAGGTTCCGTGAACTCGATCAATTCGGGCCACTCAATTCAGAGCCAACCACCCCCAGGCCCCAGTCATCCAACCGCTCCCTACTCATCCCAGCCAGGAGCTCCTTCCTACGCCCCACAACCCCAGTATACTTCTGCTCCCAACTACGGACCCGGACCCAGCCAATCCCCATCCTCCGCACCCTCAGCACCTCCATCTGCCCCACCCTCAGCCCCTGGACCCTCGTCCCCCTACCAAACCCCCACTCAGCCCCCAACCTACGCTGCTCCGCCCCCACCCTCGGCCCCCATAGACCCAGCCCGACCTCCCACCACCAACCCCTACGTCAACGGCGTCCAAACATACAACCCGCCCTCCCAATCTCCCTCACAGCCCCCGGTCAGCTATCTAACATAA
- the LAG1 gene encoding sphingosine N-acyltransferase LAG1 (Ceramide synthase component; involved in synthesis of ceramide from C26(acyl)-coenzyme A and dihydrosphingosine or phytosphingosine, functionally equivalent to Lac1p; forms ER foci upon DNA replication stress; homolog of human CERS2, a tumor metastasis suppressor gene whose silencing enahnces invasion/metastasis of prostate cancer cells; LAG1 has a paralog, LAC1, that arose from the whole genome duplication; GO_component: GO:0061576 - acyl-CoA ceramide synthase complex [Evidence IDA] [PMID 15692566]; GO_component: GO:0005783 - endoplasmic reticulum [Evidence IEA]; GO_component: GO:0005783 - endoplasmic reticulum [Evidence IDA] [PMID 11914276]; GO_component: GO:0005783 - endoplasmic reticulum [Evidence IDA] [PMID 14562095]; GO_component: GO:0005783 - endoplasmic reticulum [Evidence IDA] [PMID 22842922]; GO_component: GO:0005789 - endoplasmic reticulum membrane [Evidence IEA]; GO_component: GO:0016021 - integral component of membrane [Evidence IEA,IEA]; GO_component: GO:0016021 - integral component of membrane [Evidence ISM] [PMID 12192589]; GO_component: GO:0016020 - membrane [Evidence IEA]; GO_function: GO:0050291 - sphingosine N-acyltransferase activity [Evidence IEA]; GO_function: GO:0050291 - sphingosine N-acyltransferase activity [Evidence IMP] [PMID 11387200]; GO_function: GO:0050291 - sphingosine N-acyltransferase activity [Evidence IMP] [PMID 11694577]; GO_function: GO:0050291 - sphingosine N-acyltransferase activity [Evidence IDA] [PMID 15692566]; GO_function: GO:0016740 - transferase activity [Evidence IEA]; GO_process: GO:0046513 - ceramide biosynthetic process [Evidence IMP] [PMID 11694577]; GO_process: GO:0046513 - ceramide biosynthetic process [Evidence IDA] [PMID 15692566]; GO_process: GO:0006629 - lipid metabolic process [Evidence IEA]; GO_process: GO:0001302 - replicative cell aging [Evidence IEP,IMP] [PMID 8195187]), which yields MARQRRTSSVGNIPLGDNAGPALSTMQPAASSVRASAKRRRALSGVSGQPSSSRRLWLRYRELTYRNTWINPLLLMGFFYAWFYLSEDQSENHFLHKFLRLSYAVEGTGTGPENPTLYGKGPKDFAFVGFHILFFTFFREFCMQVILHPMAIYCGISKKSKISRFMEQAYSIVYYGLSGPFGLYIMYHTPIWFFNTTAFYEHYPHKTHEALFKLFYLLQASFWAQQSVVLMLQLEKPRKDFYELVFHHIVTVALIFLSYRFHFTWIGLAVYITMDISDVFLATSKTLNYLDSPITKPFFIVFAIVWIYMRHYLNIVFLWSILTEFRTVGDFELNWDTQQYKCWISQIITFGLVFALQLVNLYWLFLIFRIAWRLVFSEIAEDPRSEDDDDDDEDESSPAPESKKDQ from the coding sequence ATGGCAAGACAGAGAAGAACTTCAAGTGTTGGAAATATACCGCTTGGCGACAACGCAGGTCCGGCCCTTTCTACAATGCAACCAGCAGCCTCGAGTGTTCGGGCTTCTGCCAAGCGGAGAAGAGCCTTGAGCGGAGTGTCGGGGCAGCCCTCGTCTAGTCGTCGGCTATGGCTGAGATATCGTGAATTGACTTATCGCAACACTTGGATCAATCCATTGTTGTTAATGGGATTCTTTTATGCGTGGTTTTATTTGTCGGAAGACCAGTCTGAAAACCACTTTTTACACAAGTTCTTGCGTTTATCTTATGCAGTTGAAggtactggtactggtcCTGAAAACCCTACCTTGTACGGTAAAGGACCTAAAGATTTCGCATTTGTTGGTTTccatattctttttttcactttcttTCGAGAATTCTGTATGCAAGTGATTCTTCATCCAATGGCCATTTACTGTGGCATCAGCAAGAAATCTAAGATCTCCCGGTTCATGGAACAAGCTTATTCCATTGTCTACTACGGTCTGTCCGGTCCTTTCGGTTTGTACATTATGTACCATACACCCATCTGGTTCTTCAACACCACTGCCTTTTACGAACACTATCCTCATAAGACCCATGAGGCTCTTTTTAAGCTGTTCTATCTGTTACAAGCGTCTTTCTGGGCCCAACAGTCGGTGGTTCTAATGCTGCAATTGGAAAAGCCTCGTAAAGATTTCTACGAGCTTGTTTTTCACCATATAGTGACTGTGGCTCTCATCTTCCTGTCGTACCGATTCCATTTCACCTGGATCGGTCTTGCTGTATACATTACTATGGACATCAGTGACGTGTTTTTAGCCACTTCGAAGACCCTCAACTATCTGGATTCCCCTATAACCAAGCCCTTTTTCATTGTTTTCGCCATTGTTTGGATATACATGCGTCACTATTTAAACATTGTGTTCCTATGGTCTATTCTCACCGAGTTCCGTACCGTTGGCGACTTTGAACTAAACTGGGACACCCAGCAATACAAGTGCTGGATCTCACAAATCATTACCTTTGGTCTTGTATTTGCCCTACAGTTGGTCAACCTGTACTGGCTGTTCCTGATTTTCCGCATCGCCTGGAGATTGGTGTTCTCTGAAATCGCCGAGGACCCCCGGTccgaagacgacgacgatgacgacgaagatgaatccTCGCCCGCTCCCGAGTCCAAGAAAGACCAAtag